In a single window of the Leptospiraceae bacterium genome:
- a CDS encoding DUF1566 domain-containing protein → MKQLLVLFFLITYFSLSAQTSAPVTPAKTEAKTPAKSPESKTTEAKSTEAKPAEAKAPAKKELPPLQKDGGFFVLNNVKWQADNITKKAYIVAKADCEKDGLRLPTRDELIDAYHSKYPEFRTPGGYYLSGNRVASDRSNIWFVSFDNGHHNHGSLTREFNVRCVKTEAKQAPAKMDTPPSTVEPKK, encoded by the coding sequence ATGAAACAACTACTAGTTTTATTTTTTCTAATTACATATTTTAGTCTTTCAGCGCAGACTTCGGCACCAGTTACTCCTGCAAAAACAGAAGCAAAGACGCCAGCCAAATCTCCTGAATCAAAAACTACAGAGGCAAAATCTACAGAAGCAAAACCCGCGGAAGCTAAGGCTCCTGCAAAGAAAGAGCTTCCCCCTTTACAAAAAGATGGAGGCTTCTTCGTGTTAAACAATGTCAAGTGGCAAGCGGATAATATTACTAAAAAAGCATACATAGTTGCCAAAGCAGATTGCGAAAAAGATGGACTTCGTCTTCCTACTCGTGATGAATTGATTGATGCGTATCATTCTAAGTATCCAGAATTTAGAACTCCCGGTGGTTATTATTTATCTGGCAATAGAGTTGCGAGCGATCGGTCTAATATATGGTTTGTGAGTTTTGATAACGGACATCACAATCATGGTTCTCTCACTAGAGAGTTTAATGTGCGTTGTGTAAAGACAGAGGCAAAACAAGCACCAGCCAAAATGGATACACCACCATCGACAGTAGAACCAAAAAAATAA
- a CDS encoding alpha-2-macroglobulin, with protein MKKFLSILLFVLVGNFSLFAQEKITISSFSPEGTVKVIKQVKVNFSAQMVPFGNPRVKTDQFEINCPVEGKARWIDEKTYVYEFPNNLEAGIVCKFQLKADIKTLAGKEITGKKAFSFSTGGPAVLFTNPYEGGSVDEDQIFILKLDTEIKESSLENKLAFEIEGIKERVAAIVVKPSDAQDILKAEFGEKYKTEKLLLVKSKLRLPNKAKVSLIWAKGIESKSGVKTDEDRILSYSTRTAFTADFSCDRENKNAGCIPISNFYINFTSPIQKSDSKKITLESGGKKWKAKISGSTEEDSEEGTTYGIYFEGPFPEETKFKINIPDSLKDDAGRKLTNANKYPLEIKSDKYPPLAKFSGSFGIIELEAEPLLPVTLRNLDKEVKAKVIKMTGEGGGFFSNLFGKKIKITPENILIWLRKVHKAEREKSIFAGEVNTNNFTIPKPNGEKAFEVVGIPLKEPGFFVVEIESEKLGNSLLEKKGKMYVPTSALVTNMAVHFKWGAESSVVWVTSLDKGEPVNGAKISIRDCKNAVLAEGQTDASGIWKLGGIAQSKVPNCSYNSYDNGLLVIAEKDKDLSFVHSGWDNGIENWRFNLSGSSYEGNTIAHTVLDRTLLRAGETVHMKHILRSHSMKGLSYPVAPILPSKMKITHVGTNQEYSLNLKWNGGFSESEWKIPKQAKLGTYTITLFKGDKAYYTGEFKVEEFRVPLMKAIVKGPSEVLVRPKSFSVDLIVNYLSGGPAGGMAVKVKSWFRDTSIREFEGFEDYVFANGRLKEGTRKLASTRNYSDDEYEDQEGNANAGNPSIKSQDLSLDKLGAAKADIKDIPQKDSPQEVVTELEYRDPVGEIQTVSTTIPIYPGRYLVGLKSEGWAATKDGVKIFAAVVDNTGKPKAGVDVSIDLLGRKTITHRKRLVGGFYSYDSVEEVTKHTTFCKGKTDAKGLLVCKKESPITGEVIFQASIEDSAGNDVFAYREVYVTGKDSWFNVSDHDRMDIIPEKKVYESGETAKFQIRMPFKNATALVSVDREGVIDYYIKQISSSNPTIEVPVKANYAPNVFVSVLAVRGRVGEIKPTAMVDLGRPSYRFGIAAIKVGWKSHELKVSVKTDRPMFKIREKATVTINVKPADGSPLPVNSDVALVAVDEGLLELMPNNTWELLRAMMNERGLEVNTSTAQMQVVGRRHYGLKALPPGGGGGKDSSRELFDTLLLWKGSVKLNASGQAEVQVPLNDSLTRFKIIAIATGGEKYFGTGSTSIRTTQDLMLLPGLPQLAREGDLFNPSFTVRNATEKAMKVEVAGTVIGLPEKIEAKSISLEAGEAKEVSWSIKIPFGVEKLVYEFSAKSESGTMDKVKFTQKIVQAIPVRVQQGTLLQLENEYAMTVEKPSEALPGRGGVNVVYSKSLLESLTGIQDYMKKYPYTCLEQQTSKLIVSRDKQGWQNLMNALPSYLDSDGLAKFFPSSLYGNPTLTAYLLAISNEAGLEIPAESKDFMLTGLNSFVEGTLYRESSLPTPDLTIRKLNAIEALARYGKAKPEHLTTLSIQPNLLPTSAVLDWWGILYKLQSIPKRNEHITQVEQILRSRLNLQGTTMKFTTEDNDSLWWLMVSSDQNAVRLLLNLVNLKKWKEDVPRIVRGAISRQRKGTWDITTANAWGFIAFDKFSKEYEKEPVAGESFGVLNEETKSTDWKTNPKGATLGFAWSDTAKELKLSHKGTGKPWATIQSTAAVALKSPVSNGYTIEKTITPLEKRGILGFGGGIKRGDLVRVTLKIKADADMTWVVVNDPIPTGASILGGGGLRDSASATMGEKKSGWSYPTFEERSFESYRAYYEYLPEGEMTIEYTIRLNQDGKFSLPATRVEAMYSPDMYGEFPNAVVEIEK; from the coding sequence ATGAAAAAATTTCTATCTATATTGCTATTCGTTCTAGTGGGTAATTTCTCATTATTCGCTCAAGAGAAAATTACAATTTCTAGTTTTTCGCCGGAAGGAACTGTTAAAGTTATCAAGCAGGTAAAGGTAAACTTTTCCGCTCAGATGGTTCCTTTTGGAAATCCAAGAGTGAAGACAGATCAATTTGAAATCAATTGTCCTGTAGAAGGAAAAGCAAGATGGATAGATGAAAAGACTTATGTTTATGAGTTTCCAAATAATCTGGAAGCGGGTATTGTATGTAAGTTTCAATTAAAAGCAGATATAAAGACGTTAGCCGGCAAAGAGATTACTGGGAAAAAAGCATTTAGCTTTTCTACAGGTGGACCTGCTGTATTATTTACTAATCCATATGAAGGTGGATCTGTTGACGAAGACCAGATCTTTATTTTAAAATTAGATACAGAAATCAAAGAAAGCAGTCTTGAAAATAAATTGGCATTTGAAATAGAAGGGATTAAAGAGCGAGTAGCCGCTATTGTTGTTAAGCCCTCTGATGCACAGGATATTTTAAAAGCAGAGTTTGGTGAAAAATATAAGACTGAGAAGTTACTCCTTGTTAAATCCAAGCTCCGTCTTCCAAATAAAGCAAAGGTAAGTTTAATTTGGGCAAAAGGAATTGAGTCGAAGTCAGGCGTTAAAACAGACGAAGATAGAATTCTTTCTTATTCTACACGCACTGCATTTACTGCTGATTTTTCTTGCGATAGAGAAAACAAAAATGCTGGTTGTATTCCTATTTCTAATTTTTATATAAACTTCACTAGTCCTATTCAAAAATCTGATTCTAAAAAAATAACTTTAGAGTCAGGCGGTAAAAAATGGAAAGCTAAAATTAGCGGTAGCACAGAAGAAGATTCGGAAGAGGGAACCACCTACGGAATTTATTTTGAAGGACCTTTTCCTGAAGAGACAAAGTTTAAAATTAATATTCCTGATTCTTTAAAAGACGATGCAGGAAGAAAACTGACAAATGCAAATAAATATCCACTCGAAATCAAATCAGATAAATATCCTCCACTAGCCAAATTCTCAGGAAGCTTTGGAATCATTGAATTAGAGGCAGAACCACTGTTACCCGTTACCCTTCGAAATCTAGATAAAGAAGTAAAAGCAAAAGTAATTAAAATGACTGGTGAAGGCGGAGGATTCTTTAGCAATCTATTCGGGAAGAAAATCAAGATTACCCCCGAGAATATTCTAATATGGCTACGAAAAGTTCACAAGGCAGAGAGGGAAAAATCTATATTTGCCGGTGAAGTCAATACTAATAACTTTACCATTCCGAAACCAAATGGAGAAAAGGCATTCGAAGTTGTTGGTATTCCTTTAAAAGAGCCTGGATTTTTTGTGGTAGAGATTGAAAGTGAAAAGCTTGGTAATTCTCTTTTAGAAAAAAAAGGAAAGATGTATGTTCCAACTTCTGCACTTGTAACAAATATGGCTGTGCATTTTAAATGGGGTGCAGAGAGTTCAGTTGTCTGGGTAACTTCTTTAGATAAAGGAGAGCCAGTAAACGGTGCGAAAATTTCCATTCGAGATTGTAAAAATGCAGTCTTAGCAGAAGGACAAACAGACGCGAGTGGTATATGGAAATTAGGCGGAATCGCTCAGAGTAAAGTTCCGAATTGTTCTTATAATTCCTACGACAATGGACTTCTTGTGATTGCGGAAAAAGATAAAGATTTATCCTTTGTGCATTCTGGCTGGGACAATGGAATTGAAAATTGGAGATTCAATCTCTCCGGCTCTTCTTATGAAGGAAATACAATTGCGCATACTGTGTTAGACCGCACACTTCTTCGTGCAGGTGAGACAGTTCATATGAAGCATATTCTGCGTAGCCACAGCATGAAGGGATTGTCTTATCCTGTCGCACCAATACTACCAAGTAAAATGAAAATCACTCATGTTGGAACAAATCAAGAATACAGTCTGAATCTAAAATGGAACGGAGGATTCTCTGAGTCAGAATGGAAGATTCCAAAGCAAGCTAAACTCGGAACGTATACCATTACCCTCTTCAAAGGGGATAAGGCATATTACACCGGAGAATTTAAAGTAGAAGAATTCCGTGTTCCTCTAATGAAAGCAATTGTAAAAGGTCCTTCTGAAGTATTGGTCAGACCAAAGTCTTTTTCTGTAGATTTAATTGTAAATTATCTATCCGGCGGTCCTGCTGGAGGAATGGCTGTAAAAGTAAAATCCTGGTTTAGGGATACAAGCATTCGTGAGTTCGAAGGATTTGAAGATTATGTATTTGCCAATGGAAGACTCAAAGAGGGAACTCGCAAATTAGCGTCTACTCGCAATTATTCAGACGATGAATACGAAGACCAGGAAGGAAATGCGAATGCAGGAAATCCAAGCATTAAGTCACAGGATTTGTCTTTAGATAAATTAGGGGCAGCTAAAGCGGATATTAAAGATATACCGCAAAAGGATAGCCCACAGGAAGTAGTGACAGAATTAGAATACAGAGATCCAGTCGGTGAAATTCAAACTGTTTCAACCACAATTCCAATCTACCCGGGAAGATATTTAGTTGGTTTAAAATCGGAAGGCTGGGCTGCAACAAAAGACGGAGTAAAGATATTTGCCGCTGTTGTGGATAATACTGGTAAGCCAAAAGCTGGTGTAGATGTATCGATTGATTTACTAGGACGTAAAACAATCACTCATAGAAAAAGACTCGTAGGTGGATTTTATTCCTACGATTCAGTAGAAGAAGTTACAAAACATACAACTTTCTGTAAAGGTAAGACTGACGCAAAAGGTCTATTGGTCTGTAAAAAAGAATCTCCCATTACAGGAGAAGTAATCTTTCAAGCCTCCATTGAAGACAGTGCGGGTAATGATGTGTTTGCTTACAGGGAAGTATATGTAACAGGGAAAGATTCCTGGTTTAATGTTTCCGATCACGATAGAATGGATATTATTCCTGAAAAGAAAGTCTATGAATCCGGTGAGACTGCAAAGTTTCAAATTCGTATGCCATTTAAAAATGCGACGGCACTCGTCAGTGTAGATAGAGAAGGCGTGATTGATTATTATATCAAACAAATCAGCTCTTCTAATCCTACTATCGAAGTTCCGGTTAAGGCAAATTATGCGCCAAATGTATTTGTCTCAGTCCTCGCTGTGCGCGGAAGAGTTGGGGAAATTAAACCAACTGCGATGGTAGATTTGGGTAGACCATCTTACCGTTTTGGAATTGCTGCTATTAAAGTAGGTTGGAAGTCTCATGAACTAAAAGTAAGTGTGAAGACAGATAGACCTATGTTTAAAATCAGAGAAAAGGCAACCGTTACGATTAACGTTAAACCTGCGGATGGAAGTCCATTACCGGTTAACAGTGATGTTGCGCTAGTGGCTGTAGATGAAGGACTCTTAGAGCTAATGCCAAACAATACATGGGAGCTTTTACGTGCTATGATGAATGAGCGCGGTCTTGAAGTAAATACCTCTACTGCGCAAATGCAAGTCGTGGGTAGACGACATTACGGCTTAAAAGCATTACCCCCCGGAGGCGGTGGAGGAAAAGATTCTAGCAGAGAATTATTCGACACACTTCTTCTTTGGAAAGGGAGTGTAAAATTAAATGCCTCCGGACAAGCAGAAGTGCAAGTTCCTTTAAATGATTCCCTTACAAGATTTAAGATTATAGCCATTGCAACAGGTGGAGAAAAATACTTTGGAACAGGAAGCACATCGATTCGAACAACACAGGACTTGATGTTACTCCCCGGCTTACCGCAATTAGCCCGTGAAGGAGATTTGTTTAATCCTTCCTTTACAGTGCGCAATGCTACTGAGAAAGCAATGAAAGTAGAAGTTGCCGGAACTGTAATTGGGTTACCTGAAAAAATAGAAGCAAAGTCCATTTCATTAGAAGCAGGCGAAGCAAAAGAAGTTTCCTGGTCGATTAAAATTCCATTTGGGGTAGAGAAGCTTGTCTATGAATTTTCTGCTAAATCAGAAAGCGGCACAATGGACAAAGTGAAATTCACGCAGAAGATTGTGCAAGCAATTCCTGTTCGAGTGCAACAGGGAACTCTACTACAACTAGAAAATGAATATGCAATGACAGTAGAGAAACCATCCGAGGCACTTCCCGGTAGAGGTGGGGTTAATGTAGTGTATTCGAAGAGTCTCTTGGAAAGTCTAACAGGAATCCAAGACTATATGAAAAAATATCCTTACACCTGCCTCGAACAACAAACTTCAAAATTGATTGTATCTAGAGACAAGCAGGGCTGGCAAAATTTAATGAATGCATTGCCATCTTACTTGGATAGTGATGGACTTGCAAAATTCTTTCCAAGTAGTTTATACGGCAATCCAACATTAACCGCTTATCTACTTGCTATCTCCAATGAAGCAGGACTAGAAATTCCCGCTGAGAGTAAAGACTTTATGCTTACCGGACTCAACAGTTTTGTAGAAGGAACACTCTATCGAGAAAGTTCTCTGCCTACTCCTGATTTAACGATTCGAAAGTTAAATGCAATCGAAGCACTTGCCCGTTACGGAAAAGCAAAGCCCGAACATCTAACAACTCTTTCCATTCAGCCAAACTTACTTCCTACATCGGCTGTGCTTGATTGGTGGGGTATTTTGTATAAACTACAAAGCATTCCAAAACGAAATGAGCATATTACACAGGTAGAGCAGATACTCAGGAGTAGACTCAACTTGCAGGGAACTACCATGAAATTCACAACAGAGGATAATGATTCTCTCTGGTGGCTAATGGTATCTTCCGATCAAAATGCAGTAAGACTTTTACTGAACCTCGTCAACTTAAAAAAATGGAAAGAAGATGTTCCTCGAATTGTAAGAGGAGCAATCTCTAGACAGAGAAAAGGAACCTGGGATATAACCACTGCAAACGCCTGGGGATTTATTGCATTTGATAAATTCTCTAAGGAATACGAGAAAGAGCCTGTAGCAGGAGAAAGCTTTGGAGTGCTAAACGAAGAAACAAAGTCTACTGACTGGAAGACAAATCCAAAAGGGGCTACTCTTGGTTTTGCGTGGAGTGATACAGCAAAAGAATTAAAACTCAGCCACAAAGGAACAGGTAAGCCCTGGGCAACTATCCAAAGCACTGCTGCTGTTGCTCTTAAGTCTCCTGTTTCCAATGGTTATACAATCGAAAAAACAATCACTCCTTTAGAAAAGAGAGGCATATTAGGATTTGGCGGTGGAATTAAACGCGGTGACTTAGTGCGCGTAACGTTAAAAATAAAAGCAGACGCAGACATGACCTGGGTAGTTGTCAATGATCCAATACCTACAGGTGCTTCAATCTTAGGTGGTGGCGGCTTACGGGATTCTGCCAGTGCTACTATGGGCGAAAAGAAATCGGGCTGGTCTTATCCTACTTTCGAAGAGAGATCCTTTGAATCCTACCGAGCGTATTACGAGTATTTGCCGGAAGGAGAGATGACAATCGAATACACCATTCGCTTAAACCAAGACGGCAAATTCAGCTTACCCGCAACACGCGTAGAAGCTATGTATTCTCCTGATATGTATGGCGAGTTTCCGAACGCGGTCGTGGAGATTGAGAAGTAA
- a CDS encoding cytochrome P450, translating to MLKKLFAFFNRNKISKFASYPGPTPKFPLGNLDLLLGQNPWEATSGLAHNYGNIYVLWFGSTPQLVVNSPDFFREILDTKWQDYHKDSPLKQLTPVITKYTPFLANQPQWKNMRTNNPFSAPWFEDWLKKQPEIISAGMQITVSELATKSLAQNIDLTKDLQRVSFDSFSLSVAGKYLPDYAYKLFVSLGKTGSKRLVNPFILSFVLNPFFYLKRKFWLGYFEKLITTAENAPNALATDLIQWTSQKGATISDVSLIANTANVFYGGVYSVTSNFATVVWFLSQPENKKYEEKLKREVKSVLKNKQVFSNADLEKMEFLDKVIREAMRLLPPVPFYSRNSSETQVVFLKDKVKNKEYKIPTNTPIILSNYFLHRTEEHWKDALDFNPERWTAEVIKNNPYGSDYFFPFGRGPRSCMGMPYALIFLRTAIASFYAKARFEPSNEGKYEQAFFFGVMMPKGLKGKVVLDPN from the coding sequence TTGTTAAAGAAATTGTTCGCATTTTTTAATAGAAATAAAATTAGTAAGTTCGCTTCCTACCCTGGACCGACTCCAAAATTTCCGCTTGGTAATTTAGACTTACTTCTTGGACAAAATCCTTGGGAGGCTACTTCTGGATTAGCGCACAATTATGGCAATATCTATGTTTTGTGGTTTGGATCCACTCCGCAGTTGGTTGTAAATTCGCCTGATTTTTTTCGAGAAATCTTAGATACTAAATGGCAGGATTATCATAAGGATTCTCCTTTGAAACAATTAACTCCAGTCATAACTAAATATACACCCTTCCTAGCGAATCAACCACAATGGAAAAATATGCGCACAAACAATCCATTTAGCGCTCCTTGGTTTGAAGATTGGCTTAAGAAACAACCTGAAATTATAAGTGCAGGAATGCAAATAACAGTATCAGAATTGGCTACTAAATCATTAGCGCAAAATATTGATTTAACGAAAGATTTACAAAGAGTTTCATTTGATTCTTTTTCTTTATCAGTTGCAGGAAAGTATTTACCGGATTATGCTTATAAACTTTTTGTTTCTCTTGGAAAGACTGGATCTAAAAGACTTGTCAATCCGTTTATATTGTCGTTCGTTTTAAATCCTTTTTTCTATTTGAAACGAAAATTCTGGCTTGGATACTTTGAAAAATTAATCACTACTGCGGAAAATGCACCTAATGCGCTTGCAACGGACTTAATTCAGTGGACTTCTCAAAAAGGGGCAACGATTTCAGATGTTTCCCTGATCGCTAATACGGCGAATGTTTTTTACGGTGGCGTATACTCGGTTACTAGTAATTTTGCGACCGTGGTTTGGTTTTTGAGTCAGCCGGAAAACAAAAAATATGAAGAAAAATTAAAGAGAGAAGTGAAGTCTGTTTTAAAAAACAAGCAAGTTTTTTCCAATGCTGATTTAGAAAAGATGGAATTTTTAGATAAGGTAATTCGAGAGGCAATGCGACTCTTGCCGCCGGTTCCTTTTTATAGTAGAAATAGCTCTGAGACTCAGGTTGTATTCTTAAAGGATAAGGTTAAAAATAAGGAATACAAAATTCCGACGAATACCCCGATTATCCTCTCCAATTATTTTTTACATAGAACTGAAGAGCACTGGAAAGATGCTTTAGACTTTAATCCTGAGAGATGGACTGCCGAAGTAATAAAAAATAATCCTTATGGCAGTGATTACTTTTTCCCTTTTGGGAGAGGACCGCGAAGTTGTATGGGTATGCCTTACGCTCTTATCTTTTTACGAACCGCGATCGCTTCCTTTTACGCAAAGGCGAGATTTGAACCATCGAATGAAGGTAAATACGAACAAGCATTTTTCTTCGGTGTGATGATGCCCAAAGGTTTGAAGGGCAAAGTGGTCTTAGACCCAAACTAA
- a CDS encoding lipoxygenase, translating into MWLTKICLPQYDKNLQCRNEKLENKRNQYRFNHNIIAPLGIVDGLPNKEIPSLVWVFKLLQVAVALVKNALAARERTAWNFKKYFLPEVFRIKMLIRLLGLLFSGDPTNFFVAGGTYVVKFLKPGEGIDLQEYNDLFASIPIPKQDLDFQTDENFAIMRVAGWNPAVIEGVGELPKNIPFTDKLFKAIPGFKDDSLALAIKEKRLYIADYKALASLENGYQPNGEKYCYAPIALFAVDKKEKKLMPIAIQCGQDPREYPIFTPKSSEWSWKMAKTVVNSADGNHHELVTHLSRTHLYLEPFVVATYRQLSALHPLYRLLVPHFKGTIFINYLAKAKLIAPGGGVDYLLSGTIESDAGVAIQSVLDLKFNESFFPASLKKRNVMDISSLEYYPYRDDGLLVWNAIENWVRSYLKKFYKTKEEILEDFELQLWAKEISSVTGGRVKDFGEDGNGKLETFEYLVLTATQIIFTASAGHSSVNFPQKELMLYAPQVPLALYDEAPSSNKKYTEEDWIKMLPSLDIASLQLNIGYVLGAIHFTKLGEYPMFWFKGSVEEKMLDVYQEDLKKWNK; encoded by the coding sequence ATGTGGCTAACAAAAATTTGTCTTCCTCAATATGATAAAAATTTACAGTGTAGAAATGAGAAATTAGAAAACAAAAGAAATCAATACAGATTTAATCATAACATCATTGCACCTTTAGGTATTGTGGATGGTCTACCCAATAAAGAAATTCCTTCTCTTGTTTGGGTGTTTAAACTTTTACAAGTTGCTGTGGCTTTGGTTAAAAATGCATTAGCCGCTCGCGAGAGGACTGCTTGGAATTTTAAAAAGTATTTTTTGCCTGAAGTGTTTAGAATTAAAATGCTCATTCGTTTACTCGGCTTACTTTTCTCAGGAGATCCAACAAATTTCTTTGTCGCCGGCGGAACTTATGTTGTCAAATTTTTAAAACCAGGCGAAGGAATTGACCTCCAAGAATACAATGATTTGTTCGCAAGTATTCCGATTCCAAAACAAGACTTGGATTTTCAAACAGATGAAAATTTTGCCATCATGCGAGTTGCCGGTTGGAATCCAGCCGTTATTGAAGGAGTAGGAGAATTACCTAAAAATATTCCTTTCACAGATAAACTCTTTAAAGCTATACCGGGATTTAAGGATGATTCCTTAGCGCTCGCTATTAAAGAAAAGAGACTGTATATTGCTGACTATAAAGCACTGGCAAGTCTTGAAAATGGATACCAGCCAAACGGGGAAAAGTATTGTTATGCGCCAATCGCACTTTTCGCAGTGGATAAAAAGGAAAAAAAATTAATGCCTATTGCGATTCAGTGTGGTCAGGATCCGAGGGAATATCCAATCTTTACCCCTAAATCATCTGAATGGTCTTGGAAAATGGCAAAGACCGTTGTAAATTCTGCTGACGGAAATCACCATGAACTAGTTACTCATTTGTCGAGGACTCATCTTTACTTAGAACCGTTTGTTGTAGCAACATACAGACAGTTATCCGCTCTACATCCTTTGTATCGTCTTTTAGTCCCTCATTTTAAAGGAACGATTTTTATAAACTATCTAGCCAAAGCAAAACTAATAGCTCCCGGTGGTGGAGTGGATTATTTGCTTTCTGGGACCATTGAGTCAGATGCAGGTGTAGCAATTCAATCTGTATTAGATCTGAAATTTAATGAATCCTTTTTTCCTGCCTCCTTGAAAAAAAGGAATGTAATGGATATTAGCTCCTTAGAATACTATCCATACAGAGATGATGGATTGCTTGTTTGGAACGCGATTGAAAACTGGGTTCGATCTTATTTAAAAAAATTCTACAAGACGAAAGAAGAGATTTTGGAAGATTTTGAATTACAACTCTGGGCGAAAGAAATTTCTTCCGTTACAGGTGGAAGAGTGAAAGACTTTGGGGAGGATGGGAATGGCAAACTAGAAACCTTTGAGTATTTAGTATTAACTGCTACACAAATTATTTTTACTGCGAGTGCTGGGCATTCCTCTGTAAATTTTCCACAAAAAGAATTAATGCTGTATGCCCCACAAGTTCCGCTTGCACTTTATGATGAAGCACCCTCTTCGAATAAAAAGTATACGGAAGAAGATTGGATTAAGATGTTACCTTCTTTAGATATTGCATCTTTACAGTTAAATATTGGTTATGTGCTCGGAGCAATCCACTTTACAAAATTAGGAGAATATCCAATGTTTTGGTTTAAAGGCTCGGTAGAAGAGAAAATGCTAGACGTATACCAAGAAGATTTGAAAAAGTGGAACAAATAA
- a CDS encoding methyl-accepting chemotaxis protein, whose translation MENLIKKEIRDLNLRMEFVNYIGGVPLAVFFLVLSQKMYYEKFYQVLLGFLAAVTITLVIFPYLRTKMFYAMFRPVLEGSNPRDLSLSKEQLLKFPAYCGILVQLQWILGDITTLSVYYSFVPVSLYGLTTFFLLVVFLAPINYMIHSTQADLFLSKILTLPAIRNIPVNKEHIRAVTIFQRVSIASFSILFLPVGVLIALYFFGSLTDPDDPFRNYLVGLIGLQSLAISYICSNLLAKILSKNTENVKEALSELKNGNLAYTLPLVDSEELGFVLALNFNELRDKILEVVSHLKSTSNKLNELSHTLESNATQVAGEAENQSTFAEELSASMEEFQTAIIQTEKNTEVQKELTEVCVNALFDLDKEMQSSLTQAGESANLSKKANQFAEVGSGLGLSTENAISEIQEESKAIIDYAQLISEISDQVGLLSLNASIESARAGESGKGFQVVAREISKLGENTNENSAMISKKLKHLSLKIKHGYEQIKEVSERFREIQDASLKSDQSIKLISENLGRQFKLHATVKTFILQLKDQAIAIRESTKEQKSTIEESNDELEKLSSGSEQLAQSAKNLQNVSLELKDDAALLMKQIEFFKV comes from the coding sequence ATGGAAAATCTTATAAAAAAAGAAATACGAGATTTGAATCTTCGAATGGAATTTGTAAACTACATAGGTGGTGTTCCACTTGCTGTTTTCTTTTTGGTTTTATCCCAAAAAATGTATTATGAAAAATTCTACCAGGTTCTTTTGGGTTTCCTCGCTGCAGTCACAATCACCCTTGTTATTTTTCCCTATTTACGAACCAAAATGTTTTACGCAATGTTTCGACCCGTTTTAGAAGGAAGTAACCCTAGGGATTTGAGCTTATCAAAAGAGCAATTACTCAAATTTCCAGCCTATTGCGGTATACTTGTCCAACTACAATGGATTTTAGGGGATATCACAACATTATCCGTTTACTACTCTTTCGTTCCTGTCAGCTTATATGGATTAACCACATTCTTTCTATTAGTTGTATTTCTTGCCCCTATCAACTATATGATTCACTCAACACAGGCGGATTTATTTTTATCTAAAATTTTAACGTTACCGGCTATTCGAAATATACCTGTGAACAAAGAACATATTCGCGCTGTGACAATATTTCAGAGAGTGAGTATCGCAAGTTTTTCCATTTTGTTTTTACCAGTAGGCGTATTAATCGCATTGTATTTCTTTGGTAGCTTGACCGATCCAGATGATCCTTTTCGCAACTATTTGGTAGGACTCATCGGACTACAATCCCTTGCGATAAGTTATATCTGCTCCAATTTACTCGCAAAGATTCTTAGCAAAAACACAGAAAATGTAAAGGAAGCATTGTCGGAATTAAAGAACGGAAACTTGGCTTATACTTTGCCATTAGTTGATAGCGAAGAATTAGGTTTTGTTTTAGCACTTAACTTTAATGAACTGCGAGATAAGATTCTAGAAGTTGTCTCTCACCTAAAATCTACATCAAATAAATTGAACGAACTATCTCACACACTAGAAAGTAATGCGACGCAAGTTGCAGGAGAAGCTGAAAATCAATCCACCTTTGCAGAAGAGCTTTCAGCTAGTATGGAAGAATTTCAAACCGCAATCATTCAAACAGAAAAAAATACCGAAGTTCAAAAAGAACTTACAGAAGTTTGCGTAAACGCACTTTTTGATTTGGACAAGGAAATGCAAAGTAGTCTTACGCAAGCAGGCGAATCCGCTAACCTTTCTAAAAAGGCAAATCAATTTGCTGAAGTCGGATCGGGATTAGGCTTAAGCACAGAAAATGCAATTTCTGAAATCCAAGAAGAATCTAAGGCTATTATTGATTATGCGCAATTGATTTCAGAAATTTCTGATCAAGTAGGGTTACTCTCATTAAATGCCTCTATCGAATCGGCTCGTGCAGGAGAATCAGGTAAGGGATTTCAAGTAGTTGCAAGAGAAATTTCCAAACTCGGAGAAAATACAAATGAAAACTCTGCAATGATTTCTAAAAAATTAAAACACCTCAGTTTAAAAATAAAACATGGATACGAACAAATAAAGGAAGTGTCTGAGAGATTTCGAGAAATTCAAGATGCGTCTTTAAAATCAGACCAATCTATAAAACTAATTTCCGAAAATCTAGGAAGACAATTTAAGCTCCACGCTACAGTCAAAACATTCATCTTGCAACTAAAAGACCAAGCAATAGCAATTCGTGAATCCACAAAAGAACAAAAATCCACAATCGAAGAATCAAATGATGAACTCGAAAAACTCTCCAGTGGTTCAGAACAACTCGCACAGTCTGCAAAGAATCTCCAGAATGTATCTCTAGAGTTGAAAGACGATGCAGCATTGCTAATGAAACAAATTGAATTTTTCAAAGTATGA